From a single Pirellulales bacterium genomic region:
- a CDS encoding DUF1015 domain-containing protein, with protein sequence MPQIEAFRALRYDLGHVGSLSDVVAPPYDVIGPDLQDQLYKRHPANCIRLILNREEPGDDVQNNRYSRAARFLKNWRDEGVLRTEPDPAVYVYHSQFDYAGKTYRRRGFMARIRLERFGEGKIFPHEETMAGPKQDRLMLTRACKANLSQVFGLYPDADSEAQQLLEAAIAGAAPIEATDHLGVIHRIWPVADVKTISQLAALMGPKPVFIADGHHRYETACNYRDELAARGPLPASHPANYVLMMCVGMSDPGMIVLPTHRLFRGLPAMNSGELIAKLGNAFTTRIAGEGADLAPTVWEEIEYSGEQGTLGLYTAADERWVVATVTDAGRAKMAELAADHSPAWHGLGVAVLHRLVVDHLLAARDLPKPRYVHLVEEVVEGLAGDEFPLAALVMPATVDHVRQISEHRERMPAKSTYFYPKLLSGLVFNPLE encoded by the coding sequence ATGCCACAAATCGAAGCCTTTCGAGCACTTCGCTACGACCTGGGTCACGTCGGCTCGCTCAGCGACGTCGTCGCCCCGCCCTACGACGTGATCGGCCCGGACCTGCAGGACCAGCTTTATAAACGTCACCCGGCCAACTGCATCCGGCTGATCCTGAACCGAGAAGAACCTGGTGACGACGTCCAAAACAACCGCTATAGCCGGGCGGCCCGGTTCTTGAAGAACTGGCGCGACGAAGGCGTGCTGCGGACCGAGCCCGACCCTGCCGTCTATGTCTACCACTCGCAATTCGACTACGCCGGCAAGACCTATCGCCGCCGGGGCTTCATGGCCCGCATTCGGTTGGAGCGGTTCGGCGAAGGAAAGATCTTCCCCCACGAAGAGACGATGGCCGGTCCGAAGCAAGACCGTCTAATGCTCACCCGCGCCTGCAAAGCCAACTTGAGCCAAGTGTTTGGGCTTTATCCCGATGCCGATAGCGAAGCGCAGCAGTTGCTGGAAGCGGCGATCGCAGGCGCCGCGCCGATCGAAGCGACCGACCACCTGGGCGTCATCCACCGGATCTGGCCCGTCGCCGACGTGAAGACGATCTCGCAGCTTGCGGCGCTGATGGGACCCAAGCCCGTGTTCATTGCCGACGGGCATCACCGCTATGAAACGGCCTGCAACTATCGCGATGAGCTGGCTGCCCGCGGGCCGCTGCCGGCGAGCCATCCGGCGAACTACGTGCTGATGATGTGCGTAGGAATGAGCGATCCGGGCATGATCGTGCTTCCCACGCACCGTCTTTTCCGCGGCCTGCCGGCCATGAACTCCGGGGAGCTGATCGCCAAGCTGGGCAACGCATTCACCACGCGCATCGCGGGCGAAGGCGCCGACCTGGCCCCAACGGTCTGGGAAGAAATCGAGTACTCCGGAGAGCAAGGCACGCTCGGTCTTTACACCGCTGCCGACGAACGCTGGGTGGTGGCGACCGTCACGGACGCCGGTCGCGCCAAAATGGCGGAATTGGCCGCCGATCACAGCCCGGCCTGGCACGGGCTGGGCGTGGCGGTCCTGCACCGCCTGGTGGTCGATCACCTGCTGGCGGCCCGCGACTTGCCAAAACCACGATACGTACACTTGGTAGAGGAGGTCGTCGAAGGGTTGGCGGGGGACGAGTTTCCACTGGCGGCGCTGGTCATGCCCGCCACCGTCGATCACGTGCGGCAGATCAGCGAGCACCGGGAACGCATGCCGGCCAAGAGCACGTATTTCTATCCCAAGCTGCTCAGCGGTTTGGTCTTTAATCCGCTGGAATGA
- a CDS encoding UvrD-helicase domain-containing protein, protein MSDVLDSLTPAQRQAVEHIDGPLLILAGPGSGKTRVVTHRIANLLRHGIAARQILALTFTNKAADEMKSRVERLAPGQAVWIGTFHRFCARLLRQYAPLVGLQENYTIYDTGDSAAVLRRACHEAHADGKHFTPQQVATAISWAKNNLILPDDYQPRIGQPLGAVVAKVYPTYQRRLLASNAVDFDDLLLHVATLLRANPELRETLDARYRYILVDEYQDTNLAQYAIVRALSVSYPNLSVTGDPDQSIYGWRGANINNILNFEHDFPNVHVVRLEQNYRSTKRILRVAAELISHNQRRKKKGLFTDNPEGPPVRYVAYPNQAEEADHIAAQIAEAIHSGRRRPSDFAIFYRVNALSRALEFALRRAGIPYQMVNGVEFYQRKEIKDVLAYLMLLNNPRDDMAFLRTVNTPPRGIGKSTLDRLADYATRRGKSLLEAAREAGIIEAIPKKAAVAVARFVALFDRLNLVSMRPVEEILGHVLNETGYQAPLAESGLEEDQERLANIQELLTAAREFDELAPGEGHLEEFLEEVCLINDVDVWEPSDDRVAMMTLHASKGLEFPCVYIVAIEEGILPHERAQNDLNDLEEERRLLFVGITRAEEELQLSLAQYREFRGRRKMSVPSKFLMELPRDELDATEAVWAEPAAALPDVHEWEDASPHDMVELHAHEDEVVWQPPEATENAGRGQARLPSLTTAAQLASAAGSATGLSPEAFHQGMVVLHPEYGIGKVVALSGSGLRRTATVAFATAGQRKFVLAQSPLQPLRQEPPAQPPPA, encoded by the coding sequence GTGAGCGACGTTCTTGATTCCCTTACCCCGGCCCAGCGCCAGGCCGTCGAACATATCGACGGGCCGCTGTTGATCCTGGCCGGACCCGGCAGCGGCAAAACGCGCGTCGTCACGCACCGCATCGCCAACCTGCTGCGGCACGGCATCGCGGCCAGGCAGATCCTCGCCCTGACGTTCACCAACAAGGCGGCCGACGAAATGAAAAGCCGCGTCGAGCGGCTCGCGCCGGGCCAAGCGGTGTGGATCGGCACCTTCCACCGCTTTTGCGCGCGGCTGTTGCGGCAGTATGCTCCGCTGGTCGGCCTGCAAGAGAACTATACGATTTATGACACCGGCGACAGCGCCGCCGTACTGCGTCGCGCCTGCCACGAGGCCCATGCCGACGGCAAGCACTTTACGCCCCAGCAGGTTGCCACCGCCATAAGCTGGGCCAAGAACAACCTCATCCTTCCCGACGACTACCAGCCCCGCATCGGGCAACCGCTGGGGGCCGTCGTGGCCAAAGTTTATCCGACCTATCAGCGACGGCTGCTCGCCTCGAACGCCGTCGATTTCGACGACCTCTTGCTTCACGTGGCCACGCTGCTGCGGGCCAACCCCGAGCTGCGCGAGACGCTCGACGCGCGCTACCGCTATATCCTGGTCGACGAGTATCAAGACACCAATCTGGCGCAGTACGCCATCGTGCGGGCGCTGTCGGTCAGCTATCCCAATCTCTCGGTGACGGGCGACCCCGACCAGTCGATCTACGGCTGGCGCGGGGCAAACATCAACAACATCCTCAACTTCGAGCACGACTTTCCGAACGTGCATGTGGTCCGCTTGGAGCAGAACTATCGCAGCACCAAGCGCATTTTGCGGGTTGCGGCCGAGTTGATTTCGCACAATCAGCGCCGCAAAAAAAAGGGGCTGTTCACCGACAACCCCGAAGGCCCGCCGGTGCGCTACGTGGCCTACCCGAACCAGGCCGAAGAGGCCGACCACATCGCCGCGCAGATCGCCGAAGCCATCCACAGCGGCCGCCGCCGGCCGAGCGATTTTGCCATCTTTTATCGGGTCAATGCCCTGTCGCGGGCCTTGGAGTTCGCCCTGCGTCGCGCCGGCATTCCCTATCAGATGGTCAACGGCGTCGAGTTCTACCAGCGAAAGGAGATCAAGGACGTACTCGCCTACCTGATGCTGCTCAACAACCCGCGCGACGACATGGCCTTCTTGCGGACCGTCAACACGCCCCCGCGCGGCATCGGCAAGTCGACCCTCGACCGCCTGGCGGACTACGCCACGCGCCGCGGCAAGTCGCTCTTGGAAGCCGCCCGCGAGGCCGGCATCATCGAAGCCATTCCCAAGAAGGCCGCCGTGGCCGTGGCACGGTTTGTGGCCCTCTTCGACCGCTTGAACCTGGTGTCGATGCGGCCCGTCGAAGAGATTCTTGGCCACGTGCTCAATGAGACCGGCTATCAGGCGCCGCTGGCGGAAAGCGGCCTCGAGGAAGACCAGGAGCGGCTGGCCAATATCCAAGAGCTGCTCACCGCCGCCCGTGAGTTCGACGAGCTGGCTCCGGGCGAGGGACATCTCGAAGAATTCTTGGAGGAAGTCTGTCTGATCAACGACGTCGACGTCTGGGAGCCCTCGGACGACCGCGTGGCGATGATGACCCTGCACGCTTCCAAGGGCCTGGAGTTCCCCTGCGTCTACATCGTGGCCATCGAAGAGGGAATTTTGCCGCACGAACGCGCCCAGAACGACCTCAATGATCTGGAAGAAGAGCGGCGGCTGCTGTTCGTCGGCATCACGCGGGCGGAGGAAGAATTGCAGCTTAGCCTGGCGCAGTACCGGGAGTTTCGCGGCCGGCGGAAGATGTCGGTGCCGAGCAAGTTCCTGATGGAGTTGCCGCGCGACGAGCTCGACGCGACCGAAGCCGTCTGGGCGGAGCCGGCCGCAGCCCTGCCCGACGTCCACGAGTGGGAGGATGCATCGCCGCACGATATGGTCGAGCTCCACGCGCATGAGGACGAGGTTGTGTGGCAACCGCCGGAAGCGACGGAGAATGCGGGCCGCGGCCAGGCCCGTTTACCGTCGTTGACCACTGCGGCGCAGCTTGCTTCGGCTGCCGGGAGTGCGACGGGGCTCTCGCCCGAAGCGTTTCATCAGGGCATGGTCGTGTTGCACCCTGAATACGGAATCGGCAAGGTTGTGGCGTTGTCGGGCAGCGGCCTGCGCCGCACGGCCACCGTCGCCTTCGCGACCGCCGGGCAGCGGAAGTTCGTCCTGGCGCAATCTCCCTTGCAGCCCCTCCGGCAAGAACCGCCGGCACAGCCGCCGCCGGCATGA
- a CDS encoding ParB/RepB/Spo0J family partition protein, with product MSKERRLGRGLEALLGTPPAGQAAPTASATSAGPLRVSVYDIEANPYQPRREFDETEIDQLCESLQQHGLLQPVLVRRIEERYQLVAGERRLRAAIKAGWADVPVQLIEADDRKTAEIAIVENLQRKDLNALEKAASFQRYLETYQCTQDELARRLQLDRSTIANLIRLLELPEPVQHSVRSGAVSPGHARALLPLGDEQQQVAFCQRIVAEGLSVRATETLVQDTIRTADEEPLSVVSGDGEPAKTPRKRQPNLTSLEQEFRTALGTKVDVRQGAKGRGRIVIHFANADEFERLHASLCAEGRQLRSQVG from the coding sequence ATGAGTAAAGAGCGACGTTTGGGACGTGGTTTGGAGGCACTTCTCGGCACGCCGCCGGCCGGGCAAGCGGCGCCTACGGCCAGCGCGACTTCGGCCGGGCCCTTGCGGGTGAGCGTTTACGATATCGAAGCCAACCCTTATCAGCCCCGCCGCGAGTTCGACGAAACGGAGATCGACCAGCTTTGCGAGAGCTTGCAGCAGCACGGCCTATTGCAGCCGGTGCTGGTCCGCCGCATCGAAGAGCGCTATCAGCTCGTGGCCGGCGAGCGGCGGCTGCGCGCGGCCATCAAGGCGGGCTGGGCCGATGTGCCGGTGCAGCTCATCGAGGCCGACGATCGCAAAACGGCCGAAATCGCCATTGTCGAGAATCTGCAACGCAAGGACTTGAACGCATTGGAAAAGGCCGCCTCGTTCCAACGCTATTTGGAAACCTATCAATGCACGCAGGACGAGTTGGCCCGCCGCCTGCAACTCGATCGCTCGACGATCGCCAATCTGATTCGGCTGCTGGAATTGCCCGAGCCGGTCCAGCACTCGGTCCGCTCGGGCGCGGTCAGTCCCGGACATGCTCGTGCTTTGCTTCCGCTGGGCGACGAGCAGCAGCAGGTCGCGTTCTGCCAACGGATCGTGGCCGAAGGGCTGAGCGTTCGGGCAACCGAGACGCTCGTTCAGGACACAATTCGCACGGCCGACGAGGAGCCGCTGAGCGTTGTGTCGGGCGACGGTGAGCCGGCCAAGACCCCTCGCAAACGTCAGCCGAACCTAACCTCGCTGGAGCAGGAGTTCCGCACGGCGCTGGGCACGAAGGTCGACGTGCGCCAGGGCGCCAAGGGCCGCGGTCGCATCGTGATTCACTTTGCCAACGCCGACGAATTTGAGCGACTTCACGCCTCCCTTTGCGCCGAGGGTCGGCAGTTGCGGAGCCAGGTGGGATGA
- a CDS encoding ParA family protein yields MGRTLCVANQKGGVGKTTTAVNLAVALAKSGARTLLIDLDPQCNATSGLGQRPAEHHPLVSSQPFKEALFQTTTVNLELLPGSRNFRDVDALAQGNESRSATLRQHLDAGLTAYDFVLIDCPPSLGQLTRLALASSTEVLMPIQCEYFAMEGLTQMIEVIREVMQQEPGRLRFGGILLTMYDHALELAREVDDEVRDFFGEIVYRTVIPRDVAVSEAPSHALSVIDYAPRTRGARAYVELCMEVLENE; encoded by the coding sequence GTGGGCCGGACTTTGTGCGTGGCCAATCAGAAGGGCGGCGTGGGCAAGACGACCACCGCCGTCAACCTGGCCGTTGCGCTGGCCAAAAGCGGCGCCCGCACGCTGCTCATCGACCTCGATCCCCAGTGCAACGCCACCAGCGGCCTGGGCCAGCGTCCGGCCGAACATCATCCACTGGTCTCGTCGCAGCCCTTCAAAGAGGCACTTTTCCAGACCACCACCGTCAATTTGGAGTTGTTGCCCGGCAGCCGCAACTTCCGCGACGTCGACGCCTTGGCCCAGGGCAACGAGAGCCGGTCGGCCACGCTCAGGCAGCACCTCGACGCCGGACTGACCGCTTACGACTTCGTGCTGATCGATTGCCCGCCCTCGCTCGGGCAGCTTACGCGGCTGGCCCTGGCCAGCTCTACGGAAGTGCTGATGCCGATTCAGTGCGAGTATTTTGCGATGGAGGGCCTGACGCAGATGATCGAGGTCATTCGCGAAGTGATGCAGCAGGAGCCCGGCCGGCTGCGGTTCGGCGGCATCTTGCTGACGATGTACGACCACGCTTTGGAGCTGGCCCGCGAGGTCGACGACGAGGTCCGCGACTTCTTCGGCGAGATCGTTTACCGCACTGTGATTCCGCGTGACGTGGCGGTGTCGGAAGCGCCCAGCCACGCGCTGTCTGTGATTGATTACGCGCCGCGCACGAGGGGTGCGCGGGCTTATGTCGAACTTTGCATGGAGGTTTTGGAAAATGAGTAA
- a CDS encoding UDP-glucuronic acid decarboxylase family protein has protein sequence MPNIKRILVTGGAGFLGSKLCERLVEEGHDVICLDNFFTSQKSNVSHLLARPNFELVRHDVTQPVWLEVDEIYNLACPAAPGHYQYNPIKTMKTSVMGAINVLGMAKRCRAKVLQASTSEVYGDPEVHPQPESYRGSVNPIGSRACYDEGKRAAETLFFDYHRMNRVDIRVVRIFNTYGPGMHPFDGRVVSNFIQQALAGRDITIFGTGEQTRSFCFRDDLLEGMIRMMNGPDDFVGPVNLGNPGEFTIKELAQLVLELTGSKSKLVYEPAPADDPQQRRPDITLAKQRLGWEPKVPLREGLVPTIAWFRSIDLRHYRPPTPNY, from the coding sequence GTGCCTAACATCAAACGCATTCTCGTGACCGGCGGCGCCGGCTTTCTCGGCTCGAAGCTCTGCGAGCGATTGGTCGAGGAAGGGCACGACGTGATCTGCCTCGATAATTTCTTCACGAGCCAGAAGAGCAACGTCTCGCACCTGCTGGCACGGCCCAACTTCGAGCTGGTCCGCCACGACGTCACGCAGCCGGTCTGGCTGGAGGTCGACGAGATTTACAACCTGGCTTGTCCGGCCGCGCCGGGCCATTACCAGTACAATCCCATCAAGACGATGAAAACCTCCGTGATGGGTGCGATCAACGTGCTGGGCATGGCCAAACGCTGCCGGGCCAAAGTGCTGCAAGCCTCGACCAGCGAGGTCTACGGCGACCCCGAGGTCCATCCCCAGCCGGAAAGCTATCGCGGATCGGTGAACCCCATCGGATCGAGGGCCTGCTACGACGAAGGCAAGCGGGCGGCCGAGACGCTGTTTTTCGACTATCACCGCATGAACCGGGTGGATATTCGCGTGGTGCGGATCTTCAACACCTACGGGCCGGGCATGCACCCCTTCGACGGTCGCGTCGTGTCGAACTTCATCCAGCAGGCGCTGGCCGGCCGCGACATCACCATCTTCGGCACGGGCGAGCAAACGCGTAGCTTCTGCTTCCGCGACGACCTGTTGGAGGGGATGATCCGCATGATGAACGGGCCGGACGATTTTGTCGGCCCGGTCAATCTGGGCAATCCAGGCGAGTTCACGATCAAAGAACTGGCCCAGCTCGTGCTGGAACTGACCGGATCCAAGTCAAAGCTCGTCTATGAGCCGGCACCGGCGGACGACCCGCAGCAACGCCGGCCCGACATCACTTTGGCGAAACAGCGTCTTGGCTGGGAGCCGAAGGTGCCGCTGCGCGAGGGACTGGTGCCGACCATCGCTTGGTTTCGCTCCATCGACCTGCGGCACTACCGCCCCCCGACGCCGAATTATTGA
- a CDS encoding carboxypeptidase-like regulatory domain-containing protein, translating into MRRLFFLGLGLVLASLTRSPRSTVAATIEGRVVDSAGKPLAGAEVRIWQKLRAPDGRFADRPVEFDGGDVLLTDADGRFVSPDVLAGEAFARIVIEADGMLAGRSGWIEIGNDAAVAAPDILLRRLRTVTGDVNDRRGQPVARVTAFNSGDGHRRVEAKTGRTGKFLLEGVPEGPVFLFAEKSGYRFTGQRLEVGRSIAGFTLALVDEEVEPLATLPPLVSPDDEKALARQVLDPWLREARSGTEMQKMFALASLSHIDPLEAFEAIDAIGVQSPKYRTASRNEFLNIAITREVSISTDKLQELIEAGDQPFAMAYQYVLATRHLGNGDRQQQRAWLDAALVHARRIDGPAQRAQLLAVIAGSLFSVGDRDRGTAVLAEAETSAESIPHLAAATNAIGELALATVHQDPQRAFRWWEKVQNGPAYERRDGELASRLLRQRPELAEKIWDFAMTHHGAADARAPPRVSSFLPDICYGLTKVDIARAERLVVATEQAALRIRGQGAIALALAECDPAGARRRLELLIRDEFSRLATDESRWFRSWSAPATAAWLLPIAERVAPDLCAEILW; encoded by the coding sequence ATGCGACGGTTGTTCTTCCTCGGGTTGGGGCTGGTGCTTGCAAGTTTGACACGATCGCCGCGCTCGACTGTCGCGGCGACCATCGAAGGCCGCGTCGTCGATTCGGCCGGCAAGCCGCTGGCAGGGGCGGAGGTGCGAATCTGGCAAAAGCTCAGAGCGCCCGATGGCCGCTTCGCCGATCGGCCGGTTGAATTCGACGGCGGCGACGTACTGCTCACCGACGCCGACGGGCGGTTCGTTTCGCCCGACGTGCTGGCCGGCGAGGCGTTTGCCCGCATCGTCATTGAAGCCGACGGCATGCTCGCCGGCCGAAGCGGCTGGATTGAGATCGGCAACGACGCGGCTGTTGCGGCTCCCGACATTCTGCTGAGGCGCCTGCGGACGGTCACCGGTGATGTAAACGATCGCCGCGGACAACCGGTCGCGCGCGTCACTGCGTTCAACTCAGGCGACGGACACCGGCGCGTCGAAGCGAAGACAGGCCGCACCGGCAAGTTCCTTCTCGAGGGCGTTCCAGAAGGCCCCGTTTTTCTGTTCGCCGAGAAATCTGGATATCGGTTTACCGGCCAGCGGCTAGAGGTTGGTCGATCGATCGCCGGCTTTACGTTGGCGTTGGTCGATGAGGAGGTCGAACCGCTCGCCACGTTGCCGCCGCTTGTTTCGCCCGACGACGAGAAGGCCCTCGCTCGCCAGGTCCTCGATCCGTGGCTTCGCGAAGCACGATCGGGCACCGAGATGCAAAAAATGTTTGCACTGGCGTCTCTCTCGCATATCGACCCGTTGGAAGCGTTCGAGGCCATCGACGCAATCGGCGTTCAATCGCCGAAGTATCGCACCGCGTCGCGCAATGAGTTTCTCAACATCGCCATTACGCGGGAGGTGTCGATTTCCACCGATAAACTCCAGGAGTTGATCGAAGCGGGCGACCAGCCGTTCGCAATGGCTTACCAGTATGTTCTGGCGACCCGTCATCTAGGCAACGGCGATCGGCAACAACAACGGGCTTGGCTCGATGCGGCGCTGGTTCATGCGCGACGCATCGACGGCCCCGCGCAGCGTGCGCAACTCCTGGCGGTCATCGCTGGTAGCCTCTTTTCGGTCGGCGACCGCGATCGGGGCACGGCGGTCTTGGCCGAAGCCGAAACATCAGCCGAGTCGATTCCTCACCTTGCCGCGGCGACGAACGCGATCGGCGAGCTGGCGTTGGCGACCGTTCACCAAGACCCCCAACGTGCGTTTCGTTGGTGGGAAAAAGTCCAAAACGGCCCGGCTTATGAGCGGCGCGACGGCGAGCTTGCCTCGCGGTTGCTGCGCCAGCGGCCCGAGCTGGCAGAGAAGATTTGGGACTTCGCCATGACACACCACGGAGCCGCCGATGCGCGGGCTCCGCCGCGGGTTTCATCGTTCCTGCCCGATATCTGTTACGGCTTGACAAAGGTCGATATCGCTCGTGCCGAGCGGTTGGTCGTCGCGACCGAACAGGCCGCTTTGCGCATTCGGGGTCAGGGCGCCATCGCGTTGGCGTTGGCGGAGTGCGACCCGGCCGGGGCGCGCAGGCGGTTGGAGCTGCTGATTCGCGACGAATTCTCGCGGCTTGCGACCGACGAAAGCCGCTGGTTCCGTTCGTGGTCGGCCCCGGCTACGGCGGCCTGGCTCTTGCCCATCGCCGAGCGCGTCGCCCCCGACTTGTGCGCTGAAATCCTGTGGTGA
- the ahcY gene encoding adenosylhomocysteinase, producing the protein MPQVETKLPYKVADLSLADWGRKEIMLAENEMPGLMALREKYGRSQPLKGARVAGCLHMTIQTAVLIETLKALGAEVTWSSCNIFSTQDHAAAAIADAGVPVYAWKGMNNEEFDWCIEQTLFFPDGQPLNMVLDDGGDLTAMVHQKYPELLTAIRGISEETTTGVSRLYQMHARGELKVPAINVNNSVTKSKFDNLYGCRESLADGIKRATDVMVAGKVVVVCGYGDVGKGCAHAMRSLGARVIVTEIDPINALQAAMEGYEVTTMEDAAPRGNIFVTATGNCDVITGKHLAVMPNDAIVCNIGHFDLEIDMAWLNSQKNVRKIEVKPQVDRYTFPNGRSIIVLAEGRLVNLGCAHGHPSFVMSTSFSNQVLAQIALWTEQENFPLGVHVLPKQLDEEVARLHLGKLGVKLTKLTAKQSDYLGVPVEGPFKPEFYRY; encoded by the coding sequence GTGCCACAGGTCGAAACCAAACTGCCCTATAAAGTTGCCGATTTGTCGCTGGCCGATTGGGGCCGCAAAGAAATCATGCTGGCCGAAAACGAGATGCCGGGGCTGATGGCCCTGCGCGAAAAGTACGGCCGCAGCCAACCGCTCAAAGGCGCCCGCGTCGCCGGTTGCCTTCACATGACCATTCAGACCGCGGTGCTCATCGAGACCCTCAAGGCACTCGGAGCCGAGGTCACCTGGAGCAGTTGCAATATCTTCTCGACGCAGGACCACGCAGCCGCGGCCATCGCCGATGCCGGCGTCCCCGTCTACGCCTGGAAGGGCATGAACAACGAGGAGTTCGACTGGTGCATCGAGCAGACGCTGTTTTTCCCCGACGGTCAGCCGCTCAACATGGTGCTCGACGACGGCGGCGATCTGACGGCGATGGTGCATCAAAAGTACCCGGAGCTGCTGACCGCTATTCGCGGCATCTCGGAAGAAACGACCACCGGCGTCAGCCGCCTCTATCAGATGCATGCTCGCGGCGAGCTGAAGGTGCCGGCCATCAACGTCAACAACTCGGTGACCAAGAGCAAATTCGATAACCTTTATGGCTGCCGCGAATCGCTGGCCGACGGCATCAAGCGGGCCACCGACGTGATGGTCGCCGGCAAGGTGGTGGTCGTGTGCGGCTATGGCGATGTCGGCAAGGGCTGCGCTCACGCCATGCGGTCGCTGGGCGCTCGGGTGATCGTCACCGAAATCGACCCCATCAATGCCTTGCAGGCCGCGATGGAAGGTTATGAGGTCACGACGATGGAAGACGCCGCTCCTCGCGGCAATATCTTCGTCACGGCCACGGGCAACTGCGACGTGATCACCGGCAAGCATCTCGCGGTGATGCCCAACGACGCCATCGTCTGCAACATCGGACACTTCGACCTCGAAATCGACATGGCCTGGTTGAACAGCCAGAAAAACGTCCGCAAGATCGAGGTCAAGCCGCAGGTCGACCGCTACACGTTTCCCAACGGCCGGTCGATCATTGTGCTGGCCGAAGGCCGGCTGGTGAATCTCGGCTGCGCCCACGGGCACCCGTCATTTGTGATGTCGACGTCGTTCTCCAACCAGGTGCTGGCGCAGATCGCGCTTTGGACGGAGCAAGAGAACTTTCCCTTGGGCGTCCACGTGCTTCCGAAGCAACTCGATGAAGAAGTTGCCCGGCTGCACCTCGGCAAGCTGGGCGTGAAGCTGACCAAGCTGACCGCCAAGCAGTCGGACTATCTGGGTGTGCCGGTCGAAGGGCCGTTCAAGCCGGAGTTTTACCGGTATTAG